The Deinococcus humi genome includes a window with the following:
- a CDS encoding V-type ATP synthase subunit D, translating into MAGQISPTRSAMLASKASLKTAQSGADLLKRKRDALIGEFFALVKDALAAREELSGVSKGAYTSLFGAKAWDTPEAVESLSLAGSGDYAIDMQIDNLYGVKVPRIELPERDSATAFSPINVGARTIQAATDFSGVMDGIVKVAATETKLRRIGEEIKKTSRRVNALEQVLIPGIQDDIRFIRSVLDQREREASFTLKKIKAKLEADAKKDKENMQAGNHGSAAD; encoded by the coding sequence ATGGCAGGACAGATCAGCCCCACCCGCAGCGCGATGCTGGCGAGCAAGGCCAGCCTCAAGACCGCGCAGAGCGGCGCAGACCTCCTCAAGCGCAAGCGCGACGCCCTGATCGGCGAGTTCTTCGCGCTCGTTAAGGACGCGCTGGCCGCCCGCGAGGAACTCTCCGGCGTCAGCAAGGGCGCCTACACCAGCCTGTTCGGCGCGAAGGCCTGGGACACCCCGGAGGCCGTCGAGAGCCTGAGCTTGGCCGGCAGCGGCGACTACGCCATCGACATGCAGATCGACAACCTGTATGGCGTGAAAGTGCCGCGCATCGAGCTTCCCGAGCGTGACAGCGCCACAGCGTTCAGCCCGATCAACGTGGGCGCCCGCACCATCCAGGCTGCCACCGATTTCAGCGGTGTGATGGACGGCATCGTCAAGGTGGCCGCTACCGAGACCAAGCTGCGCCGGATCGGCGAGGAGATCAAGAAGACCTCGCGCCGCGTGAACGCGCTGGAGCAGGTGCTCATTCCCGGCATTCAGGACGACATCCGTTTTATCCGCAGCGTTCTCGACCAGCGCGAACGTGAGGCCAGCTTCACCCTGAAGAAGATCAAGGCCAAGCTGGAAGCCGACGCCAAGAAGGACAAGGAAAACATGCAGGCTGGGAACCACGGCTCCGCAGCAGACTGA
- a CDS encoding V-type ATP synthase subunit E, with amino-acid sequence MSLGDILEQEIQGEITQIRSGAQERAAQIVAMAQERAQSMIEGRRRALESEYAAGLTRARSAADLDSNAQRLAASDTLQVKAFQTAEQFIISMTGAPEYPQVLTKLIEEGLHALPTAEVIETSAAEQDAVRQALSVLGRPLDVRVNNSVKTGVRLLGPGGKTSVQNTLLGRLEAARPTLSAEVSRMLAEV; translated from the coding sequence ATGAGCCTCGGTGACATCCTAGAACAAGAAATCCAGGGCGAAATCACCCAGATTCGCTCTGGCGCGCAGGAGCGGGCCGCGCAGATCGTGGCCATGGCCCAGGAGCGCGCCCAGAGCATGATCGAGGGCCGCAGGCGCGCCCTGGAAAGCGAGTACGCCGCCGGGCTGACCCGCGCCCGCAGCGCCGCCGATCTGGACAGCAATGCCCAGCGCCTGGCGGCCTCCGACACCTTGCAGGTCAAGGCCTTCCAGACCGCTGAGCAGTTCATCATCAGCATGACGGGCGCCCCCGAATACCCACAGGTGCTGACCAAGTTGATCGAGGAGGGCCTGCATGCCCTCCCCACGGCGGAAGTCATCGAGACCTCTGCCGCGGAGCAGGACGCGGTGCGTCAGGCGCTGTCCGTGCTGGGCCGTCCTCTGGACGTGCGCGTCAACAACTCGGTCAAGACTGGCGTGCGCCTGCTCGGCCCCGGTGGCAAGACCAGTGTGCAGAACACCCTGCTGGGCCGCCTGGAAGCTGCCCGCCCCACCCTGAGCGCCGAAGTCTCACGCATGCTGGCCGAAGTCTAG
- a CDS encoding xanthine dehydrogenase family protein molybdopterin-binding subunit, whose translation MKDTVHLGKRRTIIDGPQKVSGKARFTADVALRGMLHARPVLSPYPHARIRGIDTAAALAQPGVVAVLTGQDLNGGRTAHSRPSMLLAQDEVRFAGQPVAVVVADTEAQAADAAALLDIDYEVLDSVDDAEQAMTDERLVWPQGVPQADSSLASLHGGDASVQGDETRSNVDERRVFARGDAAAALAAAHVVVEHTYTNARVHQSYLEPHAVVAEPGMRPGQVTVYTSTQGQYAVRSEVASALGLREGDVRIEPMTVGGGFGAKYGIVDALVVAVALHVDRPVRMILSRSEDMLTTMPAPSTSIRVRLGADESGRIVGLDVQAVIENGVFRFGHAGILATVIGGIYRCDDVHIETLEVLTNRSPVGAYRAPGVPQALFALESSVDELARTLGLDPLELRLQNAVEGGDPTGTGRPWPDIGLKACLERAREHPLWQSRAERPHEGVGLAVGGWPGGFSPAGAVCRVDTDGTVRLHVGSVDISGVHSSMVLIVAETLGIDPATVEIVQGNTDAGPYAPASGGSQVTISLSGAVLGASQQVREQLLDLAASHFEAHRDDIELSEGQARVRGVAGQGVTLGQLAQRGQRLPGGPGPVVAEGRAALKGGAPGFTAQLVRVRVDPDTGHVTPLEAVCIQDVGYALNPLLVEGQMHGGAAQGLSMGLYEGLHFESGTLSNPNFLEYVFPTASDLPPIDAVLVERPSEHGPFGARIVGEPPITAGAAAIANAIRAAADVRVTSLPATSEQVWRLMQERN comes from the coding sequence GTGAAGGACACGGTTCATCTCGGCAAACGGCGCACGATCATCGACGGCCCCCAAAAGGTCAGCGGCAAGGCCCGCTTCACGGCGGACGTGGCCCTGCGGGGCATGCTGCACGCCCGCCCCGTGCTCTCGCCCTATCCCCACGCCCGCATCCGAGGGATCGACACCGCCGCCGCCCTGGCCCAGCCTGGCGTGGTCGCTGTGCTGACCGGACAGGACCTTAACGGCGGGCGCACCGCCCACTCCCGCCCCAGCATGCTGCTCGCTCAGGACGAGGTGAGATTTGCCGGCCAGCCGGTTGCGGTGGTGGTTGCGGATACAGAGGCCCAGGCTGCCGACGCCGCCGCGCTGCTGGACATCGACTACGAGGTTCTGGACAGCGTCGACGATGCCGAACAGGCCATGACCGACGAGCGGCTGGTGTGGCCCCAGGGGGTGCCGCAGGCCGACAGCAGTCTGGCCAGCCTGCACGGCGGCGACGCGAGCGTCCAGGGAGACGAGACCAGGTCGAATGTCGACGAGCGCCGGGTCTTTGCCCGTGGTGACGCCGCGGCCGCCCTGGCCGCTGCCCACGTCGTGGTCGAGCACACCTACACCAACGCCCGGGTTCACCAGTCCTATCTAGAGCCGCACGCGGTGGTGGCCGAGCCGGGCATGCGCCCCGGTCAGGTCACGGTCTACACCAGCACGCAGGGCCAGTACGCCGTCCGCAGCGAGGTGGCCAGCGCCCTGGGGCTCCGCGAGGGGGATGTGCGCATCGAGCCCATGACCGTGGGCGGCGGCTTCGGCGCGAAGTACGGCATCGTGGACGCCCTGGTGGTAGCGGTGGCGCTGCATGTGGACCGTCCAGTGCGGATGATCCTCTCGCGCAGCGAGGACATGCTGACGACCATGCCCGCCCCCAGCACGTCCATCCGGGTGCGCCTGGGGGCCGATGAGAGCGGACGGATCGTCGGCCTGGACGTCCAAGCTGTGATCGAGAACGGCGTCTTCCGTTTTGGGCACGCGGGCATCCTGGCCACCGTGATTGGGGGGATATACCGCTGCGACGACGTGCACATCGAGACGCTGGAAGTGCTCACGAACCGGTCCCCGGTCGGGGCGTACCGTGCGCCCGGCGTGCCACAGGCCCTGTTTGCGCTGGAGTCGAGCGTGGACGAGCTGGCCCGCACCCTCGGCCTCGACCCACTGGAATTGCGGCTGCAAAACGCGGTCGAGGGCGGCGATCCCACCGGCACGGGACGCCCATGGCCCGACATTGGCCTGAAGGCCTGTCTGGAGCGGGCGCGTGAGCATCCGCTGTGGCAGTCGCGCGCCGAGCGTCCCCATGAGGGAGTAGGTCTGGCGGTCGGCGGCTGGCCGGGCGGCTTCTCGCCAGCTGGCGCGGTCTGCCGGGTAGACACGGACGGCACCGTGCGCCTGCATGTGGGCAGCGTGGACATCAGCGGGGTCCACAGCTCGATGGTGCTGATCGTCGCCGAAACGCTGGGCATTGATCCGGCGACTGTGGAAATCGTGCAGGGCAACACCGACGCTGGCCCGTACGCGCCGGCCTCGGGAGGCTCGCAGGTTACCATTAGCCTGTCGGGCGCGGTGCTGGGGGCCAGTCAGCAGGTCCGCGAGCAGCTGCTGGACCTCGCAGCCTCGCATTTCGAGGCGCACCGCGACGACATCGAGCTGAGCGAGGGACAGGCGCGCGTGCGCGGCGTGGCTGGACAGGGCGTGACGCTGGGTCAGCTCGCCCAGCGCGGCCAGCGGCTGCCCGGCGGTCCCGGACCTGTCGTTGCCGAGGGCCGGGCCGCCCTCAAGGGCGGGGCTCCCGGCTTCACCGCCCAGCTGGTCCGCGTGCGGGTCGATCCCGACACCGGACATGTCACGCCGCTGGAGGCCGTGTGTATCCAGGACGTCGGCTACGCCCTCAATCCGCTGCTCGTCGAAGGCCAGATGCACGGCGGCGCGGCGCAGGGCCTGAGCATGGGCCTGTACGAGGGCCTGCACTTCGAGAGCGGCACGCTGAGCAACCCGAACTTTCTGGAATACGTTTTCCCCACGGCCAGCGATCTTCCACCCATTGACGCCGTGCTGGTTGAGCGCCCTTCCGAGCACGGTCCTTTCGGGGCGCGCATCGTCGGCGAGCCGCCCATCACGGCGGGGGCGGCTGCCATCGCCAACGCGATTCGGGCGGCGGCGGACGTGCGCGTCACCAGCCTGCCTGCTACGTCGGAGCAGGTCTGGCGACTGATGCAGGAGCGCAACTGA
- a CDS encoding V-type ATP synthase subunit F produces MRKVVVLTDHETATGFRLAGAEVVDTTPERAQAELEKLITEGDYGLVAVDTSLIADPATATARVMRGRDLPILLPIPSLKDAFSPETVDAKAYMGKLVRETIGFDIKL; encoded by the coding sequence GTGCGTAAAGTCGTCGTTCTGACCGATCACGAAACGGCCACTGGCTTCCGTCTGGCCGGGGCCGAGGTGGTCGACACCACCCCCGAGCGTGCCCAGGCTGAGCTGGAAAAGCTGATCACCGAGGGGGACTATGGCCTGGTGGCCGTGGACACCAGCCTGATCGCCGATCCGGCAACCGCCACGGCCCGCGTCATGCGGGGTCGTGACCTGCCCATCTTGCTGCCCATCCCCAGCCTCAAAGACGCCTTCTCACCGGAAACCGTGGACGCCAAGGCGTACATGGGAAAACTGGTGCGCGAAACCATCGGCTTCGATATCAAGCTGTAA
- a CDS encoding V-type ATP synthase subunit B has product MTLLQKEYNDVAYISGPLLFVNAASDLAYGAIVNIKDGSGKLRGGQVISVTDQNAVIQVFEETRGLDLATASVSLVEDVARLGVSKEMIGRRFDGLGRPIDGLPAVVAERRLSINGQAMNPTARAKPEEFIQTGISTIDVNTSLIRGQKLPIFSGSGLPHNELAAQIARQAKVPGHEGDFAVVFAAMGLTQREVSFFTQEFERTGALARSVLFLNRADDPAVERLLTPRMALTTAEYLAFEHGYHVLVILTDLTNYCEALREIGGAREEIPGRRGFPGYMYTDLASLYERAGVVQGKPGSVTQIPILSMPDDDITHPIPDLTGYITEGQIVVDRTLNSKGVFPPINPLPSLSRLQGNGIGKGKTRADHKNVSDQLFAAYANGLDLRKLVAITGEDALTDTDKLYLRFADDFENYFIGQGDQDRSIDDSLTVAWGILSKLPQSQLTRLSKDSIDKFYGEKMDEMWRGGRSMSM; this is encoded by the coding sequence ATGACCCTTCTTCAGAAGGAATACAACGACGTCGCCTACATCTCCGGGCCGCTGCTGTTCGTGAACGCCGCCAGTGACCTGGCCTACGGCGCCATCGTCAACATCAAGGACGGCAGCGGCAAGCTGCGCGGCGGCCAGGTCATCAGTGTGACCGACCAGAACGCCGTGATTCAGGTGTTCGAAGAAACGCGCGGCCTCGACCTCGCCACCGCCTCGGTGAGCCTGGTGGAAGACGTCGCCCGCCTGGGTGTCAGCAAGGAAATGATCGGCCGCCGCTTCGACGGCCTGGGCCGCCCCATTGACGGTCTGCCCGCCGTGGTGGCCGAGCGGCGCCTGAGCATCAACGGTCAGGCGATGAACCCCACAGCCCGCGCCAAGCCCGAGGAGTTCATCCAGACCGGGATCTCCACCATTGACGTGAACACCAGCCTGATCCGTGGGCAGAAGCTCCCGATCTTCTCCGGCTCCGGCTTGCCCCACAATGAGCTGGCCGCCCAGATCGCACGGCAGGCCAAGGTGCCGGGCCACGAGGGCGACTTCGCAGTGGTCTTCGCGGCCATGGGTCTGACCCAGCGCGAGGTGTCCTTCTTCACGCAGGAGTTCGAGCGCACCGGTGCGCTGGCCCGCTCGGTGCTGTTCCTGAACCGCGCCGACGACCCCGCCGTGGAACGTCTGCTGACGCCGCGCATGGCGCTGACGACGGCCGAGTACCTGGCTTTCGAGCACGGCTACCACGTCCTCGTGATCCTGACCGACCTGACCAACTACTGCGAGGCGCTGCGTGAAATCGGCGGCGCGCGCGAGGAAATCCCCGGACGCCGTGGCTTCCCCGGTTACATGTACACCGACCTCGCGTCGCTGTACGAGCGGGCCGGCGTGGTGCAGGGCAAGCCCGGTTCGGTCACGCAGATTCCCATTCTGTCCATGCCCGACGACGATATTACCCACCCCATCCCCGACCTGACCGGCTACATCACTGAAGGGCAGATCGTGGTGGACCGCACCCTGAACTCCAAGGGCGTGTTCCCGCCGATCAACCCCCTCCCCAGCCTGAGCCGCCTGCAAGGCAACGGCATCGGCAAGGGCAAAACCCGCGCGGACCACAAGAACGTGTCTGACCAGCTGTTTGCGGCCTACGCCAACGGGCTGGACCTGCGCAAGCTCGTGGCGATCACGGGTGAAGACGCCCTGACCGACACCGACAAGCTGTACCTGCGCTTTGCCGACGACTTCGAGAACTACTTCATCGGCCAGGGTGACCAGGATCGCAGCATCGACGACAGCCTGACCGTGGCCTGGGGCATCCTGTCCAAGCTGCCGCAGAGCCAGCTGACCCGCCTGAGCAAGGACTCCATCGACAAGTTTTACGGCGAGAAGATGGACGAGATGTGGCGCGGCGGACGCAGCATGAGCATGTAA
- a CDS encoding V-type ATP synthase subunit I has product MINPMQQVVVAGRQSDSRPIMQALQQVGVLHIVPLEAQGFQSGPLAGEAADQRRDAERLLARTESTLGELEALRPDRVAALPDESQWSAVVEAAAKPASALMERETELRTELDTARTYGDTVSALSRAAGTLDRSPRITLIPLTIEKAEELAATQDALKGELGDRFAIGAERVGERATAVVVAVLRADRDRARAALGKARLGELRLPGRFERMPLSDVAAAFNAISKNNPQELERVRAEKNTLASQHAATLFPIRDALADRVGIDDARAQTARGKYGFVLQGFVPTDRVPDLNRALEPYKASAVMELHPVDEHGDSGAIPVQLKNGSYTENFEFMLNISDPPKYGTFDPSWIVAWFFPLFFGFIVADIGFGLLYLAVALWGLARAARGVSLPVGLLGITLDPATLKRVGVVLRTMGLWSIVWGVLTGEFFGNVFEKLHIFFYNPELIRNIWGVQLSPTTLETIVEEGHDHGLLPILFPRVLSDFSNTIMLICIAVGIIFVLWSWALKAQLTWKHKHMHHFWEAVGMLGGLIGLIMVAYVSRAGQDFGALSNFGNPLVLLMLLGFVVFIVGFFASKTPLMLIEVLSNGGNIISFTRLFAVGVAAAILANLATDVGWSLGGVLPIIGPLLGILLGVIVHAFLFALTILGHIMQPIRLVWVEYLNPTGFYQETGTRYTPFAPVARK; this is encoded by the coding sequence GTGATCAACCCGATGCAGCAGGTGGTGGTGGCGGGCCGTCAGAGCGACAGCCGCCCGATCATGCAGGCCCTTCAACAGGTCGGCGTGCTGCATATCGTTCCGCTGGAGGCGCAGGGATTCCAGAGCGGTCCTCTGGCGGGCGAAGCAGCCGATCAGCGCCGCGACGCCGAGCGGCTGCTGGCCCGCACCGAAAGCACCCTGGGCGAGCTGGAGGCGTTGCGCCCTGACCGCGTCGCGGCCCTCCCTGACGAAAGTCAGTGGTCTGCGGTGGTCGAGGCCGCTGCAAAACCTGCCTCTGCCCTCATGGAGCGCGAGACAGAGTTGCGAACGGAGCTGGACACAGCGCGCACTTACGGCGATACCGTGAGCGCGCTGTCGCGTGCAGCGGGAACGCTGGACCGCAGCCCACGCATCACGCTGATTCCGCTGACCATCGAAAAGGCAGAGGAACTGGCGGCGACCCAGGACGCGCTCAAGGGCGAACTGGGAGACCGCTTCGCCATCGGTGCGGAACGCGTCGGTGAGCGCGCGACTGCCGTGGTGGTGGCCGTGCTGCGCGCGGACCGCGACCGTGCCCGCGCCGCGCTGGGCAAGGCCCGTCTGGGCGAGCTGCGGTTGCCGGGGCGTTTCGAGCGGATGCCCCTGTCTGACGTGGCCGCCGCCTTCAACGCGATCAGCAAGAACAATCCGCAGGAGCTGGAGCGGGTGCGCGCCGAGAAGAACACGCTGGCCTCGCAACACGCGGCCACGCTGTTTCCCATTCGGGACGCGCTGGCAGACCGAGTGGGCATTGATGACGCCCGTGCGCAGACGGCCCGTGGCAAGTACGGATTCGTCTTGCAGGGCTTCGTGCCCACCGACCGTGTGCCGGACCTGAACCGTGCGCTGGAGCCGTACAAGGCCAGCGCCGTGATGGAACTGCATCCGGTGGACGAGCACGGCGACTCCGGAGCCATCCCGGTGCAACTCAAGAACGGGTCCTACACCGAGAACTTCGAGTTCATGCTGAACATCAGCGATCCGCCCAAGTACGGCACCTTCGATCCGTCGTGGATCGTGGCGTGGTTCTTCCCGCTGTTCTTCGGCTTCATCGTTGCGGACATCGGTTTCGGACTGCTGTATCTGGCCGTGGCCCTGTGGGGTCTGGCGCGTGCCGCACGCGGCGTCAGTCTGCCAGTGGGCCTGCTGGGCATCACCCTTGATCCGGCCACCCTGAAACGGGTCGGCGTGGTGCTGCGCACCATGGGCCTGTGGAGCATCGTGTGGGGTGTGCTGACCGGTGAGTTCTTCGGCAACGTGTTCGAGAAACTGCACATCTTCTTCTACAACCCCGAGCTGATCAGGAACATCTGGGGCGTGCAGCTCAGCCCCACCACGCTGGAAACAATCGTGGAAGAAGGCCATGACCACGGTCTGCTGCCCATCCTGTTCCCGCGCGTGCTGTCGGACTTCTCCAACACCATCATGCTGATCTGCATCGCGGTGGGCATCATCTTCGTGCTGTGGTCATGGGCCCTCAAGGCGCAGCTGACCTGGAAGCACAAGCATATGCACCACTTCTGGGAAGCGGTGGGCATGCTGGGCGGCCTGATCGGCCTGATCATGGTGGCCTACGTCAGCCGCGCCGGACAGGATTTCGGCGCACTGAGCAACTTCGGCAATCCGCTGGTGCTGCTGATGCTGCTGGGCTTCGTCGTGTTCATCGTTGGCTTCTTTGCCAGCAAGACACCACTGATGCTGATCGAGGTGCTGTCCAACGGCGGCAACATCATCAGCTTTACCCGTCTGTTCGCGGTGGGTGTGGCGGCAGCCATTCTCGCGAACCTGGCGACGGACGTCGGCTGGAGCCTGGGCGGCGTGCTGCCGATCATCGGGCCACTGCTGGGCATCCTGCTGGGCGTCATCGTTCACGCCTTCCTCTTCGCCCTGACCATCCTGGGCCACATCATGCAGCCCATCCGTCTGGTCTGGGTGGAGTATCTCAACCCCACCGGCTTCTACCAAGAAACCGGCACCCGCTACACTCCTTTTGCCCCTGTGGCACGGAAATAA
- a CDS encoding V-type ATP synthase subunit K yields MKNTAIQKAAKYAPALTLMTFAGSAFAQEVAATGADANAAGLKAIGAGLALGLGAVGTGLAQGPIGAAAAGVVAERPEKFGQMAIWFFIPETLVIFGFVGFFLLRG; encoded by the coding sequence ATGAAGAACACCGCTATCCAGAAAGCCGCAAAATACGCCCCCGCCCTGACCTTGATGACCTTCGCCGGCTCTGCCTTCGCGCAGGAAGTCGCCGCGACCGGCGCAGACGCCAACGCTGCGGGCCTCAAGGCCATCGGCGCGGGCCTGGCCCTGGGCCTGGGCGCCGTCGGCACGGGTCTGGCGCAGGGTCCGATTGGTGCCGCCGCCGCAGGCGTGGTGGCCGAGCGTCCCGAGAAGTTCGGTCAGATGGCGATCTGGTTCTTTATTCCTGAAACGCTGGTCATCTTCGGCTTCGTCGGCTTCTTCCTGCTGCGCGGGTAA
- a CDS encoding V-type ATPase subunit, producing MNNPYGYINGRVRMMRTALVEARAMDDVQNTLNYQEFLRQISETPLREDLGEATAQGAGLGQLDEALSRNYLKAISHLRSIATGQPAREIEAMLLRYDLQNVKTLVRGVQTGRAADDIVAGLIPAGTLPWSALQGAAQSADVASLAQTLSVAGGKIGQILRAAVSSGASSLLDLEVALDQGYYRAVLSGVRGTNVRRYFTREIDIRNLLIARQLRGAAPNVRYFIPGGRDVSEADFLRIAGGDNSVSAPDLGAILEAPDLGSSEAIARRLLDEASRNVAMADALGPGVALDYLRRKEQEIARMRLIGRAKFYGLSKDELQKELEGA from the coding sequence ATGAACAACCCCTACGGGTACATCAACGGGCGCGTCCGCATGATGCGGACCGCCCTCGTGGAAGCCCGCGCTATGGACGACGTGCAGAACACGCTGAACTACCAGGAATTCCTGCGCCAGATCAGCGAGACGCCGCTGCGCGAGGATCTGGGCGAGGCCACCGCGCAGGGGGCAGGGCTGGGACAGCTTGACGAGGCCCTGAGCCGCAACTATCTCAAGGCCATCTCGCACCTGCGCTCAATTGCCACCGGGCAGCCTGCACGCGAGATTGAAGCGATGCTGCTGCGCTATGACCTTCAGAACGTCAAAACGCTGGTGCGCGGTGTCCAGACTGGACGCGCGGCGGACGACATCGTGGCGGGCCTGATCCCGGCGGGCACCCTGCCGTGGTCGGCCCTCCAAGGCGCGGCCCAGAGCGCGGACGTCGCCAGCCTGGCCCAGACCCTGAGCGTGGCGGGCGGCAAGATCGGTCAGATCCTGCGCGCCGCTGTCAGCAGCGGGGCCAGTAGCCTGCTGGATCTGGAAGTCGCGCTGGACCAGGGCTACTACCGCGCCGTGCTCTCGGGCGTGCGGGGCACGAATGTCCGCCGCTACTTCACGCGCGAGATCGACATTCGCAACCTGCTGATCGCCCGCCAGCTGCGGGGCGCGGCTCCCAATGTCCGCTACTTCATCCCCGGCGGACGCGACGTGTCCGAGGCCGATTTTCTGCGCATTGCGGGCGGCGACAACAGCGTCTCGGCTCCGGATCTGGGCGCCATTCTGGAAGCCCCTGATCTGGGCAGTTCCGAGGCGATTGCCCGCCGTCTGCTCGACGAGGCCAGCCGCAACGTGGCCATGGCCGACGCGCTGGGGCCCGGCGTGGCTCTGGATTACCTGCGCCGCAAGGAACAGGAAATCGCTCGCATGCGTCTGATTGGCCGGGCCAAGTTCTACGGCCTGAGCAAGGATGAGCTGCAAAAGGAGCTGGAAGGTGCGTAA
- a CDS encoding V-type ATP synthase subunit A: MTQNKSGVVQSIAGPAVIADGMYGAKMYDIVRVGTERLVGEIIRLDGNTAFVQVYEDTSGLTVGEPVETTGLPLSVELGPGMLNGIYDGIQRPLDKIREASGDFIARGIEVSSLDRTRLWNFTPSVQVGDEVSGSSILGTVPEFAFTHKILVPPEKSGRIRSVVAAGEYTIDDTIAILEDGSELRLAHYWPVRAPRPVAKKLDPSLPFLTGMRILDVLFPLVMGGAAAIPGPFGSGKTVTQQSVAKYGNADIVVYVGCGERGNEMTDVLVEFPELEDPKTGNPLMQRTILIANTSNMPVAAREASVYTGITLAEYFRDQGYSVSLMADSTSRWAEALREISSRLEEMPAEEGYPPYLGAKLAAFYERAGAVKTLGGEDGAVSVIGAVSPAGGDMSEPVTQATLRITGAFWRLDAGLARRRHFPAINWNGSYSLFTPILDRWYRDNVGTDFPELRQRISNILQEEAALQEVVQLVGPDALQDNERLIIEAGRMLRQDFLQQNGFDAVDASSSMPKNYGLMKMFLKFYEEADSALKNGATIDDIIQNPVIEKLARARYVAENEFMAYGEGVMDELDQTFKGVTA; encoded by the coding sequence ATGACCCAGAACAAGAGTGGCGTCGTGCAGAGCATTGCCGGACCTGCGGTGATCGCGGACGGCATGTACGGCGCGAAGATGTACGACATCGTGCGCGTGGGCACGGAACGCCTGGTGGGCGAGATCATTCGCCTGGACGGCAACACCGCCTTCGTGCAGGTGTACGAGGATACCTCCGGCCTGACCGTGGGCGAGCCCGTGGAAACCACCGGGCTGCCGCTGTCGGTGGAACTGGGACCGGGGATGCTCAACGGCATCTACGACGGCATCCAGCGTCCGCTGGACAAAATTCGCGAGGCCTCGGGCGACTTTATCGCTCGGGGGATTGAGGTCTCCAGCCTGGACCGCACCCGCCTGTGGAACTTCACCCCCAGCGTGCAGGTGGGCGACGAGGTGAGCGGCAGCTCGATCCTGGGCACCGTGCCGGAGTTCGCCTTCACCCACAAAATTCTGGTTCCACCGGAGAAGAGCGGCAGAATCCGGAGCGTGGTCGCCGCCGGTGAGTACACCATCGACGATACTATCGCCATCCTGGAAGACGGCAGCGAGCTGCGTCTGGCCCACTACTGGCCCGTGCGCGCCCCGCGTCCTGTTGCCAAGAAGCTCGACCCCAGCCTGCCCTTCCTGACCGGGATGCGCATTCTGGACGTGCTGTTCCCGCTGGTGATGGGCGGCGCGGCGGCGATTCCTGGCCCCTTCGGTTCGGGCAAGACCGTGACCCAGCAGAGCGTGGCCAAGTACGGCAACGCCGACATCGTGGTGTACGTGGGCTGCGGCGAGCGTGGCAACGAGATGACCGACGTGCTGGTGGAATTCCCTGAATTGGAAGACCCCAAGACCGGCAACCCCCTGATGCAGCGCACCATCCTGATCGCCAACACCTCCAACATGCCGGTGGCGGCGCGGGAAGCCAGCGTGTACACCGGGATCACGCTGGCCGAGTACTTCCGTGACCAGGGCTACAGCGTGTCGCTGATGGCCGACAGCACCAGCCGCTGGGCCGAGGCGCTGCGTGAGATCAGCTCCCGTCTGGAAGAAATGCCCGCCGAAGAAGGGTACCCCCCCTACCTGGGCGCGAAGCTGGCAGCGTTCTACGAGCGCGCCGGGGCTGTCAAGACCCTAGGCGGCGAGGACGGCGCAGTCAGCGTGATCGGCGCCGTTTCTCCCGCCGGCGGCGACATGTCCGAGCCGGTCACCCAGGCCACCCTGCGAATTACCGGCGCATTCTGGCGTCTGGACGCGGGCCTGGCCCGTCGCCGTCACTTCCCCGCGATCAACTGGAACGGCTCCTACAGCCTGTTCACGCCGATCCTGGACCGGTGGTACCGCGACAACGTCGGCACCGACTTCCCCGAACTGCGCCAGCGCATCAGCAACATCCTGCAGGAAGAAGCGGCCCTGCAGGAAGTGGTGCAACTCGTCGGCCCGGACGCCCTGCAGGACAACGAGCGGCTGATCATTGAGGCCGGGCGCATGCTCAGGCAGGACTTCCTGCAGCAGAACGGCTTCGACGCCGTGGACGCCTCGTCCTCGATGCCCAAGAACTACGGGTTGATGAAGATGTTCCTGAAGTTCTACGAGGAAGCCGACTCGGCCCTCAAGAACGGCGCCACCATCGACGACATCATCCAGAACCCGGTCATCGAGAAGCTGGCCCGCGCCCGCTACGTGGCCGAGAACGAATTCATGGCTTACGGCGAGGGCGTCATGGACGAACTCGACCAGACCTTCAAGGGAGTGACCGCATGA
- a CDS encoding V-type ATPase subunit subunit G family protein, with amino-acid sequence MDVSSKVLNELAQREAALDAQIEAAREEARRVVAQAESQAAQIMQQAEAQARQMAAEHEQRLSAEVGQIRDAASADARTQAQATRERAEGKLGHAVETIMRAVLP; translated from the coding sequence TTGGACGTCTCAAGTAAGGTCTTGAACGAACTAGCGCAGCGGGAAGCCGCGCTGGACGCACAGATCGAAGCGGCGCGCGAGGAAGCCAGGCGGGTGGTGGCCCAGGCTGAATCACAAGCCGCGCAGATCATGCAGCAGGCCGAGGCCCAGGCCAGGCAGATGGCGGCGGAGCACGAGCAGCGGCTGTCGGCGGAAGTCGGTCAGATTCGCGACGCGGCGAGCGCCGACGCCCGCACTCAGGCACAGGCCACCCGTGAGCGCGCTGAGGGCAAGCTGGGACACGCCGTCGAAACGATCATGCGGGCGGTCCTACCGTGA